The nucleotide window TCTTAAAAGAATTTTAATACAACCATGCAGAGagaataaaactaaaatatatacaaattaacTAAATGGCCTTTCTAGAAAAATGACAAAGAATACAATaataaacttataaaaaaatactatataataATTCCACCTCCGGATCAACTAAATGCTAGATGTCTTGTTCAAATACACATCACATGAGTAAAGTGGATTCCAGCAAATGGAAGGAAGTTGGATGTTAGCTGAAATTTATTACATTACTATATACAACGAGTTTTAAGATGTTCGTAATCACAAATTCACAAGCACGAGTTTTCTTCAACATTGCTGTTCGAATCgactaataaaacaaataataagaaCACCTAATTGAGATCACAACACGTGTCGCACGACAATAGGGCGGTGGATCACATGGTTAAATCTCTTTTATCATTATTCATTTCACAGATTTCCACTTTATTTGGATTCTCTCACCGTACCAACGGCGTACACACCCGTCTTCATTAACTAACACCCAAACCCAAGACCCGGATATTTTAACCCGACCCGTTAAAGCCGGTTCTTACCCGGTCAAGCGAACTTAGCCTCGGAATCCTAAAACCCCCATACCCAATCCAACATGGATCTGCCTCCAGTTATAAATTTCCACGTGGCATCCATTCATTGGCTCTTTATCTGGAACCCAAGAAGACCTTTTTAGTATAAAGAGCCCTTCGTCGGTCCTATTATCAACACTCCCTCCTCActgtcttctctctctctccctctaaTAACAGAACAAAGAGTAAAATATGGCGCCAAGTCTCTCCCTGGTTCTGCTCATCGTGCTTCTCTCTTCACCAGCGATTTACGCCGGCCATGATTACCGCGACGCGCTCCGCAAAAGCATAATGTTCTTCGAAGGTCAGCGTTCCGGCAAGCTTCCTCCTGATCAACGTCTCAGATGGCGCCGTGACTCAGCCTTACGCGACGGTTCTTCCGCCGGCGTGAGTCTACATTTcaacattttctctttttaactTCTTGTGACATTGTCaccattctgttttttttattattaatctcAGGTGGATTTGTCGGGAGGTTACTACGACGCGGGAGACAACGTCAAGTTCGGTTTCCCGATGGCGTTCACGACGACAATGCTGTCATGGAGCATTATCGACTTCGGGAGAACAATGGGACCTGAGCTTAAAAACGCCGTGAAGGCCGTCAAGTGGGGAACTGATTATCTCCTGAAAGCGACGGCGATTCCCGGCGTTGTTTTCGTTCAGGTGGGAGACGCTTACTCCGACCATAACTGCTGGGAAAGGCCAGAAGACATGGACACGCTTCGCACTGTCTACAAAATAGACAGAGCTCATCCTGGATCAGACGTTGCAGGAGAAACCGCCGCCGCGTTGGCCGCGTCTTCGATCGTTTTCAGGAGACGTGATCCTGCTTACTCCAGACGGCTGCTTGACCGGGCCACAAGGGTACGTTACTATCACCAAACTATCGCTTTCTTTTGGTTATGACTTTAGCCGCGTGTGCTGTTTACTCTGTTACTAACTTACTACCATTAACTCTTGTCTGTGTGTTAGTTAAATGCTTTTCATTGACTGTGgttactattttaaaaatattctgaTTTTGTTGGGTATTTATTTAACTGTTTTATgcttgtttttttaattataaaatgtttaaatagtcaaaagttttgaattcatcAATGATTCTTTGCTTGTGAGATAAGAGATTCTCTCCACATGCTTCCTAATAATTATTCTTTACAgtacttttttttcttgctcATTTCTGTGattcgtttttttatttataaatattcacTATAAATAAATGATTTGACTTTTAGAGTAATTTTCTTACGTATGTGTACAGTTGAATGAATAATTTCTGACGTTAAAGAAGATATAtcagttgacaaaaaagaagatttataaaaaaaaaaaatctatgttttggATTGAGAAAATAAAGTTGACAACACACTTAACGTGGCGCAGGTATTTGCGTTTGCTAATAGGTATCGTGGTGCGTACAGTAACAGTCTTTACCACGCGGTGTGTCCTTTTTACTGTGACTTCAACGGTTACCAGGTGAGGAAAAAACAGTTAAACCGTCAGTCAAACTtggtattttactattttagtaTCAGCCGTTGGATGGTTACTGTGATTTGACGTGTTTTTATCATCTGGACGGTTGTGCAGGACGAGTTACTGTGGGGTGCGGCGTGGCTGCACAAAGCCTCGAGGAAACGAGCGTACAGAGAATTCATTGTGAAGAACGAGGTGATTCTCAGGGCTGGAGATACCATTAATGAGTTTGGTTGGGATAATAAGCATGCTGGGATTAATGTCTTAATCTCCAAGGTAATCTAAATTTATTCATTTGTTTGTTATCTCGTTCCTATCAACACCATCAGTTGTAGATCAAGAAACCAAGATTAGTGTGAGAATAGTGTTTCTTGTTTGTTTGGTTGCAAGGAGACTGACTGCTAATGTATAAGAATTAAATTACAATAGGTAGAGAGGTAGATGGTGTTGTCTG belongs to Brassica rapa cultivar Chiifu-401-42 chromosome A07, CAAS_Brap_v3.01, whole genome shotgun sequence and includes:
- the LOC103830875 gene encoding endoglucanase 8 — protein: MAPSLSLVLLIVLLSSPAIYAGHDYRDALRKSIMFFEGQRSGKLPPDQRLRWRRDSALRDGSSAGVDLSGGYYDAGDNVKFGFPMAFTTTMLSWSIIDFGRTMGPELKNAVKAVKWGTDYLLKATAIPGVVFVQVGDAYSDHNCWERPEDMDTLRTVYKIDRAHPGSDVAGETAAALAASSIVFRRRDPAYSRRLLDRATRVFAFANRYRGAYSNSLYHAVCPFYCDFNGYQDELLWGAAWLHKASRKRAYREFIVKNEVILRAGDTINEFGWDNKHAGINVLISKEVLMGKAEYFESFKQNADGFICSILPGVSHPQVQYSRGGLLVKTGGSNMQHVTSLSFLLLAYSNYLSHAKKVVPCGELTASPSLLRQVAKRQVDYILGDNPLGMSYMVGYGRRFPRRIHHRGSSVPSVSAHPARIGCKEGSRYFLSPNPNPNLLVGAVVGGPNVTDAFPDSRPYFVQSEPTTYINAPLVGLLGYFSTHSSWR